The DNA window GTCCGGGACTGTCAGCAAATCCCCGTCATCCAGCGATTCGCCGTCCGAAAGCATGTCGACGATCACGCGCCCTTCGGCGGAAACCTTTTCCCGCAGCGTCTCGAGCTGTTCCTCCCGCGACAGCGATTCCATATGCGGAAAGGTCCACTCAGTTCCATCGATCAAAAATCTCATAATATCCCCCTACAGGAATGGACTCTACATCGTAGCAATTTTAACACACATATCAACTCCGACGGGAAAAATCAAAAAATATATGCTAGAATTTTCTGGCCTGCACAAGGGAGGAAGGTTTCCATGGACGAAATCAAAGGAAAAGAGCGCCCCGGACCGCTGCGGATCAGCGCGAAAATCCGCCGCCTGACGGGAAGGGCCATTTACCGCTACGACATGATCACGCCCGGCGACCGCATCGCCGTCGGCGTTTCCGGAGGCAAGGACAGTCTGCTGCTGCTCCACATCCTCAAGTTCATCAGGACCTACAGCCCGGTCAAATACGACTTGCAGGCTTTCAGCGTCGACATGACCAACGGTCAGTGGAACCCCGCGCCGCTCCAGACTCTCTGCGATTCGCTGCAGGTGCCCCTGCATGTGATCCCTTACGCCATCGAGCACATCATCGACGTCAAGCGGGAAGAATCCCCATGCAGCCTCTGCGCCAACCTGCGCCGCGGCATCCTCAACGCCGCCGCCCAAAAGGCAGGCTGCAACAAGCTGGCGCTCGGGCACAATCTCGACGACGTCGTCGAAACGGGGCTGATGAACCTGCTGCGCAACGGGCGCTTCCGCAGCTTCCAGCCCAAACTCTGGCACGACCGCGCCGAGATGTGGCTGATCCGCCCCATGATCTATCTCAGCGAGTTTCAGATCCGAAACGAGCTGCACCGTCTCGGCGTCGCCACCTTCCAGCACTGCTGCAAGTACGGCGCCGACACCGAACGCTCGCGCACCAAGTCGCTGATCGCCGAGCTCAAGCCGCGTTTCCCGGACCTCAAGCAGAGCGTCCTCCACGCGCTGGAGCACCACGCCCCCGCCGACCACTGGACGGCGACGCCGCGGCTCTACGCGGGCGTGTACGAGTCGGACCGTCCCGTTTCGGATTCGGAGCGGCAGTCCGATCTCTGAGATTTTTTCATAAAAGACGGGCCGTTGCGAAAAAATTTCGCGACGGCCCGTCTTTCTTGAAAATACAATGATATCATTCTATCGAAAAGACCGCGCTCTTCGCGTCGGCTTCGATGTCTTCGAGCGTTTTCAGGTACGTGGCGTAATCTGCGCTGCCGCACAGCGCCAGAGCGTAATTCTTTCCTTCTTCCACACCCGGCTGGTCGAAGGGATCGACGCCGAGCGCCAGGCCGACCAGTGCCGTCACCGTTTCGAGCAGGAAGATCAGGCCGCCCAGGCAGAACTCGTCCGCCCGCTCCAGCTCGATCTCGCACAGCGGCAGGCCGCGGCGCTTCAAAGAAGCGACGACGCCGCGGCGTTCGCAGTCCAAGACGCGCTCCTGCGGCGTGCCGTCGAGATAGCGAGCCTCGTCGAAAAGCTTCTCCGCCGGGATCGCCAGGCGCAATTTCGCGCCGGGCTTCTCGCTGAGGAAGAAAAAGAACTTGTCGTCGGGGCCCGAGGTGTAAAGCTGCAACTGCGAGTGCTGGTCGACGGAGCCCAGCGCCGCCTGCGGCGTCAGGCCAAGGCCGTTCTTGCCGAGGCTTTCGCCCCAGAGCTGCGCGAACCACTCGCTCACCGACTTGAGCCGGTCGCCGTAGGACCAGAACACCGTCACGTTGCGGCCGGCCGCTTCGCCGCGCAGCACTTCCCGGGCGATCGCCGTCGCCGCGCTGCCGGCCGTGTCTCCCAACAGCGCTTTCTTCATCGCCGCCGCGCCGGCCAGCAGCCGTTCCGCGTCGATGCCCAGCGCGCCGGCGGCCGCCAGCCCGCAGGCGGAAAGCACCGAATAGCGCCCGCCCGTGTCCGCGGGGAAGTCGAGACGGCGCGTTTTTTTCTCGGCCGCATAGGCGTGAAGGAATCCTTTCGCCGGGTCCGTCACGGCAAAAATATGCTTCTCGACGTCCGCGCCAAGTGCCGCCGACAGCTTCTCCCTGAAAAACAGGAAGTTGCTCAGCGTCTCCAGCGTACGGCCGGACTTGCTGACGACCAGCAGCGCCGCGCGCCGCGGCTCGAGCTGCGCCCAGATCGCCTCGTTGCTGCGGGCGTCGGCGTTGTCGGCGACAAAAAGCTGCGGCTGACCGCTTTTTCCGGAAAACGGATAGAGCGGATCGCAAAAAGCGTTCATCAGCATCTGCGTGCCCAGCGCCGAGCCGCCGATGCCGATCAGCACGATCTGCTCGAATCGCGCCAGCTCGCGCGCCATTGCCTTCAGCGCGGCAATATCCCGCTCGGGCAGGTTCATCCAGCCGTAACCGTTTTTCTCCTGGCGGGCACCGTCAAGGAGCGTTTTCCATGCGGTCTCGAGCGCGATCCCGACGTCCGGCAGATCGTTTCCGACCTTCCGTGCCTCGGTAAGACGAATTTTCAGCATGACTCTGTCCTTCCTCCCTCTTGAATGTATGGTACCGCTTCGCCGCCATCGAGACGTTAAAAAGATGTCTCTTTTTTCTCACAAAACGCGACACTTCTGATCTTTTGCTGTGTTTTTTAGCATAATGAGGAATTGTATTTCGCTTTCGCCCCGCTTGTAAAACGTAACTGCCGTTGTATAATCTTTCACAAGGGAATAACTGTTTCAGGTCTGACACGGAGGACGTACATTTATTTTACACATTCCGGCCTGTTTCAGCTATAGGGAAATTCCTGAAGCCATCTTGAATATTTATATCGATAGGGGGACATTACATGTTCAAGATTCTTTCCAAGAGCGCTTTTGCGGCCAACGAATTCGACATCTGGATCGACGCGCCGCAGATCGCTCGCAACGGACACGCCGGACAGTTCTGCGTCCTGCGTGTGGACGAGACGGGGGAACGCATTCCTCTGACCGTCGCCGAGTATGACCGCGAAGGCGGCCGCATCCGCATGATCTTCCAGACCGTCGGCAAAACCACCACGGCGCTTGGCAAGCTCAACGAAGGCGACTGCATCCACGACATTCTCGGGCCTCTGGGGACTCCCAGCGAGGTCAAGAAGTACGGCACGGTTCTCATGATCGGCGGCGGCGTCGGCATCGCGGCGCTGTTCCCCATCATCAAGGCTCTCAAGGAAGCCGGCAACAAAGTCATCACCATCCTCGGCGGACGCACCAAGGACCTCGTCATCATGATGGACGAGTGCGCCAAATACTCCGACGAACTGATCGTCACCACCGACGACGGCTCGTACGGCGTCAAGGGCGTCGTCACCACGGCCATGGACATGCTCGCTCAGCGCGGCGAAAAGATCGACTACTGCTGGGCCATCGGGCCTTCCATCATGATGAAGTTCGCCTCGCTGAAGGCGAAGGAACTGCAGATCCCCTGCTGGGTCTCGCTCAATCCCATCATGATCGACGGCACGGGCATGTGCGGCTGCTGCCGCGTCACCGTCAACGACAAGATCCGTTTCGCCTGCGTCGACGGTCCCGAGTTCGACGGCTGGGGCGTAAACTGGAACGAGTTCATGACCCGTCTGCGCCAGTACAAGGATGAAGAGAAGATCTCTCTCGACAAGTACAAAAGCGAGGTTGGTGAATAACATGGCCATTTCTCCGAAAAAGACCCCTATTTCCGAGCAGGATCCCAAAGTCCGCGCCCATAACTTCAAAGAAGTCTGCCTCGGCTACACCCCCGAAGAAGCGATGCAGGAAGCCGCCCGTTGCCTGCACTGCAAAAACGCCCCCTGTATCAAGGGCTGCCCCGTCGCCATCCATATTCCCGATTTCATCGCCGCGATCAAGGACGGCGATTTCGAGAAATCGTTCGACATCCTCAGCCAGTCCACCGCCCTGCCCGCCGTCTGCGGCCGCGTCTGCCCCCAGGAAAAACAGTGCGAGGGCGTCTGCACCGTGGGGCGCATGAAGGACCGCGCCACGGGCATGAACAACGAGCCCGTCGCCATCGGCAAGCTGGAGCGCTTCGCCGCCGACTGGAAAGCGGCGCAGCCGGCCGTCAAGCCCGCCCCCGTTCCCTATAACGGCAAGGGCAAAGTGGCCGTCATCGGTTCCGGTCCCTCCAGCCTCACCGTGGCCGGCGATCTGGCCAAGCTGGGCTACAAGGTCACCATTTTCGAGGCCCTGCACCTGCCCGGCGGCGTTCTGATGTACGGCATCCCCGAGTTCCGTCTGCCCAAGGCGATCGTGCAGCACGAGATCGACAACATCCGGGCGCTCGGCGTCGACGTCGAAGTCAACGTCGTCGCCAGCCGCACCGTCACCGTCGCAGAAATCCAGAAGAACTTCGACGCCGTCTACATCGCCACCGGCGCCGGTACGCCCAAGTTCGCCGGCACGCCCGGCACCAACCTGAACGGCGTCTTCTCCGCCAGCGAATACCTGACCCGCATCAACCTGATGCACGGCTACGAGTTCCCCGCCTACGACACGCCCGCCAAGAGCTCCAAACACGTGGCCGTCATCGGCGGCGGCAACGTCGCCATGGACGCCGCCCGCTCGGCCCTGCGCCTTGGCGCCGAAAGCGTCACCGTGCTCTACCGCCGTTCCGTGGACGAGCTGCCCGCCCGTATCGAAGAGTATCACCACGCCGTCGAAGAGGGCGTCAAGTTCGAGTTCCTGACCGCGCCGACGGAGTATATCGCCTACAGCGGCGACGACAAGAACGAGATGGGCAAGCTGGTCGGCGTCAAGTGCCAGCGCATGGAGCTGGGCGAACCCGACGCTTCCGGCCGCAGAAGCCCCAGGCCGATCGAAGGCAGCGAGTTCACGCTCGCGATCGACACCGTCATCGAGGCCATCGGACAGAGCTCCAACAAGGTCCTGCTGAACGCCTGGCCCGAGCTGAAGACGAACAAGCGCGGCTACATCGAGGCCAACGAAGAAACCGGCGGCGCCACCTCCATCGAAGGCGTCTACGCCGGCGGCGACATCGTCACCGGCGCGGCCACCGTCATCCTCGCCATGGGCGCCGGCAAAACGGCCGCCAAGGCGATCGACGAGTACCTGACCGCCAGGGCCGCCAAGTAGTCCTTTCCCGTCCCTCGCAGCGAGAGCGCTTTCCGCGCCCTCGCTGTTTTTCTTCGCAAAGGAGGCGACTCGATGAGCTGCTGCGGCAAAACCGGCTACAACGCCAACGGCGATCTGAAAGACTGGAAGATTTTCAGAACGGAAACGCTGAAACTCGCGCAGACAAAAAACGATCCCGATTTTACGGAA is part of the Pyramidobacter porci genome and encodes:
- a CDS encoding glucose-6-phosphate isomerase, whose amino-acid sequence is MLKIRLTEARKVGNDLPDVGIALETAWKTLLDGARQEKNGYGWMNLPERDIAALKAMARELARFEQIVLIGIGGSALGTQMLMNAFCDPLYPFSGKSGQPQLFVADNADARSNEAIWAQLEPRRAALLVVSKSGRTLETLSNFLFFREKLSAALGADVEKHIFAVTDPAKGFLHAYAAEKKTRRLDFPADTGGRYSVLSACGLAAAGALGIDAERLLAGAAAMKKALLGDTAGSAATAIAREVLRGEAAGRNVTVFWSYGDRLKSVSEWFAQLWGESLGKNGLGLTPQAALGSVDQHSQLQLYTSGPDDKFFFFLSEKPGAKLRLAIPAEKLFDEARYLDGTPQERVLDCERRGVVASLKRRGLPLCEIELERADEFCLGGLIFLLETVTALVGLALGVDPFDQPGVEEGKNYALALCGSADYATYLKTLEDIEADAKSAVFSIE
- a CDS encoding tRNA 2-thiocytidine biosynthesis TtcA family protein, encoding MDEIKGKERPGPLRISAKIRRLTGRAIYRYDMITPGDRIAVGVSGGKDSLLLLHILKFIRTYSPVKYDLQAFSVDMTNGQWNPAPLQTLCDSLQVPLHVIPYAIEHIIDVKREESPCSLCANLRRGILNAAAQKAGCNKLALGHNLDDVVETGLMNLLRNGRFRSFQPKLWHDRAEMWLIRPMIYLSEFQIRNELHRLGVATFQHCCKYGADTERSRTKSLIAELKPRFPDLKQSVLHALEHHAPADHWTATPRLYAGVYESDRPVSDSERQSDL
- a CDS encoding sulfide/dihydroorotate dehydrogenase-like FAD/NAD-binding protein, whose amino-acid sequence is MFKILSKSAFAANEFDIWIDAPQIARNGHAGQFCVLRVDETGERIPLTVAEYDREGGRIRMIFQTVGKTTTALGKLNEGDCIHDILGPLGTPSEVKKYGTVLMIGGGVGIAALFPIIKALKEAGNKVITILGGRTKDLVIMMDECAKYSDELIVTTDDGSYGVKGVVTTAMDMLAQRGEKIDYCWAIGPSIMMKFASLKAKELQIPCWVSLNPIMIDGTGMCGCCRVTVNDKIRFACVDGPEFDGWGVNWNEFMTRLRQYKDEEKISLDKYKSEVGE
- the gltA gene encoding NADPH-dependent glutamate synthase; its protein translation is MAISPKKTPISEQDPKVRAHNFKEVCLGYTPEEAMQEAARCLHCKNAPCIKGCPVAIHIPDFIAAIKDGDFEKSFDILSQSTALPAVCGRVCPQEKQCEGVCTVGRMKDRATGMNNEPVAIGKLERFAADWKAAQPAVKPAPVPYNGKGKVAVIGSGPSSLTVAGDLAKLGYKVTIFEALHLPGGVLMYGIPEFRLPKAIVQHEIDNIRALGVDVEVNVVASRTVTVAEIQKNFDAVYIATGAGTPKFAGTPGTNLNGVFSASEYLTRINLMHGYEFPAYDTPAKSSKHVAVIGGGNVAMDAARSALRLGAESVTVLYRRSVDELPARIEEYHHAVEEGVKFEFLTAPTEYIAYSGDDKNEMGKLVGVKCQRMELGEPDASGRRSPRPIEGSEFTLAIDTVIEAIGQSSNKVLLNAWPELKTNKRGYIEANEETGGATSIEGVYAGGDIVTGAATVILAMGAGKTAAKAIDEYLTARAAK